The Citrifermentans bemidjiense Bem genome window below encodes:
- a CDS encoding hydrolase has protein sequence MSLLERFFLERENAQLVVVDVQEKLCRAMDEKVLAKLTGNISILLDAAAELGIPALATEQYVKGLGETLPVLKEKLQAASLEKMTFSCCGGEGFMEALEKNGRRQVILVGMETHVCVLQTALELLSRGYVVHLVCDAAMSRRKQNWEIAIKTMTAAGVVMTSTESVLFQLLRVAGTEEFKKLSKLVR, from the coding sequence ATGTCCCTGTTGGAGAGATTTTTTCTGGAGAGAGAGAACGCCCAGCTCGTGGTGGTCGACGTGCAGGAGAAGCTTTGCCGGGCGATGGACGAGAAGGTGCTGGCCAAGCTGACCGGTAACATCTCCATACTTCTGGATGCGGCGGCGGAGCTCGGCATCCCGGCTCTCGCGACCGAGCAGTACGTGAAGGGGCTCGGCGAGACGCTACCAGTCCTGAAGGAGAAACTTCAGGCGGCGAGCCTGGAGAAGATGACCTTCAGTTGCTGCGGAGGCGAGGGTTTCATGGAGGCGCTGGAGAAAAACGGAAGGCGGCAGGTGATCCTGGTCGGCATGGAGACCCACGTTTGCGTGCTGCAGACCGCGCTGGAGCTTCTGTCTCGCGGTTACGTGGTGCATCTGGTGTGCGATGCGGCAATGAGCCGTCGCAAGCAGAACTGGGAGATCGCCATTAAGACCATGACGGCGGCAGGGGTGGTCATGACCTCGACCGAGTCGGTGCTCTTCCAACTGCTGCGCGTGGCCGGCACCGAAGAGTTTAAGAAGCTTTCTAAACTCGTGCGCTAG
- a CDS encoding sigma-54-dependent transcriptional regulator gives MSINNILVADDEESMRWVLSKALRKKGFNVELARDGNEALRLIKENVYDLALLDIKMPGMTGLELLDRVKEERSDLFVVIMTAEASMKNAVEAMKRGAYDYLTKPFDLGVIDAVVEKVSRAREMTSQVSLLKEELKDRYQLEKTIIGNSPAMREVYKTIGKVAPSDVTVLVQGESGTGKELIARAIHYNSKRLGKPFIPLNCAAIPKELLESELFGFEKGAFTGATERKLGKFEQANGGTIFLDEIGDMPLDLQAKILRVLQEREITRTGGNQSIPVDVRVVAATNQDLEESVHNKQFREDLYYRLNVIPIHLVPLRDRKEDVPLLVQYFLTKICAELEVPQKRCSADAIKLLTNYSWPGNIRELENTIKRGVILSPDPLLVASDFPGLRNRQSEGKGEELSLEGIVDLKLRGCFSNMEKMESGDVHAMVLEQVERPLIRFVLEKTRGNQVRAADILGINRNTLRKKITELGIELRKE, from the coding sequence ATGTCCATCAACAACATATTGGTTGCCGACGACGAAGAGAGCATGCGCTGGGTCCTTTCCAAGGCGCTCAGGAAAAAAGGCTTCAACGTGGAGCTCGCCCGCGACGGCAACGAGGCTCTCAGGCTGATTAAGGAGAACGTCTACGACCTGGCGCTTTTGGACATCAAGATGCCGGGGATGACGGGGCTCGAACTGCTAGACCGGGTGAAGGAGGAGCGCAGCGACCTCTTCGTCGTGATCATGACTGCCGAGGCGAGCATGAAAAACGCGGTCGAGGCGATGAAGCGCGGCGCCTACGATTACCTCACCAAGCCCTTCGACCTCGGGGTGATCGACGCGGTGGTCGAGAAGGTGAGCCGGGCGCGCGAGATGACCAGCCAGGTCTCGCTCCTCAAGGAAGAGCTCAAGGACCGCTACCAGCTGGAGAAGACCATCATCGGCAACTCCCCGGCCATGAGGGAGGTCTACAAGACCATCGGCAAGGTGGCTCCCAGCGACGTGACGGTGCTGGTGCAGGGCGAATCGGGGACGGGAAAGGAGCTCATCGCCCGCGCCATCCACTACAACTCAAAGCGTCTGGGCAAGCCCTTCATACCGCTCAACTGCGCCGCCATCCCCAAGGAGCTTCTGGAGAGCGAGCTCTTCGGTTTCGAGAAAGGGGCCTTCACCGGCGCCACCGAGAGGAAACTCGGCAAGTTCGAGCAGGCCAACGGCGGCACCATCTTCCTGGACGAGATCGGAGACATGCCGCTCGACTTGCAGGCCAAGATCCTGAGGGTGCTGCAGGAGCGCGAGATCACCAGGACCGGCGGAAACCAGAGCATCCCGGTCGACGTCAGGGTGGTCGCTGCGACCAACCAGGACCTCGAAGAGAGCGTGCACAACAAGCAGTTCCGCGAGGACCTCTACTACCGGTTGAACGTGATACCGATCCATCTGGTGCCGCTCAGGGACAGGAAGGAGGACGTGCCGCTTCTGGTGCAGTACTTCCTCACCAAGATCTGCGCCGAGCTCGAAGTGCCGCAAAAGCGCTGCTCCGCCGACGCCATCAAGCTCCTGACCAACTACAGCTGGCCCGGCAACATCCGCGAGCTGGAAAACACCATCAAGAGGGGCGTCATCCTCTCGCCGGACCCACTCCTGGTCGCCTCCGATTTCCCGGGGCTGCGCAACCGCCAGAGCGAGGGCAAAGGGGAGGAGCTTTCCCTGGAGGGGATCGTCGACCTGAAGCTGCGCGGCTGCTTCAGCAACATGGAGAAGATGGAGAGCGGCGACGTGCACGCCATGGTGCTGGAACAGGTGGAGCGGCCGCTGATCCGCTTCGTCCTGGAGAAGACCCGCGGCAACCAGGTCCGCGCCGCCGACATCCTCGGCATCAACCGCAACACCCTGAGAAAGAAGATCACCGAGCTCGGCATCGAGCTGCGCAAGGAATAG